GGCGTCGTCATCACCCGCCCGGCGTACGGTGACATCCTCCGGGAACTGCTGACGGACAAGTAACCCGTCGGCAGCCGTCGCCGACTGCTCCCGATCAGAAGTCGTCCAGTCCCGACTGTTCTGCTGCCGCGAGAGCGTCCTCGCACGTCCCCCACGTCTCCCGCGCGAACGGTGGGAGTGCCCCGTTCTCGGCGACGTAGTCGGCCAGAAACTCGCGGGTGGTCGGGTCGCTCGGGTAGCCGCTGCCGACCGCGCCGAACTCGTCGCCGTAGCGCGCCATCTGGGCGTCGCGCTCGACTTTCGCCACGACGCTGGCCGCGCCGACGACCGCGTGGCGCTCGTCGGCTCCGTGTTCCGCCGTCAGGTCGACCGAGGCGGCCAGTTCGTCGGCAACCCGCCGTGCGAACCGCGCCTCGCTGGTGTCGCAGGCGTCGACGACGCCGCGCATGCCCTCGGCGGCGACCGCAGCGAGCGCCTCGGCCTGCGCGGCGACCGTGAGGGTGTTCATGTCCGTCTCGGGCGCGTCGATCCGGTCCGGCGGGACCTCCGCGACGCCGACCTGTACGCCGTCCGCATCGCGCAGTCGCCCGGCCAGTTCCTCGCGGCGTTCGGGGGCGAGCCGCTTTGAGTCGTCGACGCCGTCGGGCAGCGCGGCCGGGTCGTCGACCGCGACCGCCGCCGCGAACATCGACCCGAGCGCCGGCCCTCGGCCCGCCTCGTCAGCACCGAACACGCCGGTCATGGCCGCTTCTCGTCGGAGCGATGGAAAACCGTTTGCGGTTGCCGGCGCTGGCGAGCGGTCGACGTGCGCGAAAGAACGGGCGGGTTGACTCAGTCGTCGTCGGCGTGCGGGACTGCGGGTTCGCGGTCGGCGAGGTCCTCCCTCTCCTCGGCGTCTTCCTCGTCGGGTTCGTACGCGAGTTCGCGCTCGTGTTCGGTTATCTCATAGTGGTGGCACATCGGGCATCGCCCCGTGTGATGGTATGGCGTGACGCGCAAAAAGGTTCGGCCAGCGTCAGCGCCGTACCGCGCTCCCCCGGTTCCGCCCGGGCTACTCCCGGAGGTACTCGGGGTCGTCGAACGGTTCGTCCTCGCCCCGCACGTCGAGCACGTCCAGCGCCGTCACCTCGGCGTCGACGCCGAGCAGGTCGGCGAGGCTCGGCTCCGTGCGGCCGCCGTCGCCGCTGACGAGTTCCTTCACGTACAGCCCGCCCTCCCCGTGGAGTTCGAGGGTCGCGTGCGTCCCGTCGTCGAGTTCCGCCTCGATGTCGTACACCTCCCGAGTCCGGGTGACGCTCGCGCGGCGGTGGTCGACGCGCTCCGGGGTGAACTGCTCGACGGTCGCCCCGTCGAGGTCCGCGACGGCCTCGGCCAGCGCGTCCGGCGCGACGGCGTCCCCGAACGCAACGTCCATCCGGTAGGTCTTGCTCGCGTCGAGTTCCTTCACGCGCTCGACCATCTCGTGGGTCGCCAGCGCGAGGTGCCGGACCTCCGCCTTGCCGTCAGCGGCCTCGTTGATCCGTGCCTGCAGGTCGTCGGTGTCTGGACTCCGCCGCCCGGGCGCTTTCACTTCGACGACGAACGGGCGGCCCGATTCGAGCATCCGGGCGTCCACGTCCTCGCGCCCAGCGCCGTGGAAGACGGCCTCCTCGCCCTCCATCGCCTCGCGGACGTGGGGCGCGACCAGCTCCTCGACGCTCTCGTCGTACAGGTAGCCGCTGCCGCCGCAGTAGTCGCAGGGCTCCTCGCCGTCGTCGCCGAGCTGTTTCCCGCTGCCGCCGCACTCCCGGCAGGGCCACTCCGTCTGGGGGATGTCCCGCTGCAGCTTCCGGTAGCGCCCGTAGACGAACGCCGGGTTGACCTGCACCTCGACGTCGCCCTCGCGTTCGAGGTTCAACAGCGCCAGCACGTCCGGCCGGTCGAAGTCCACCTCGGTGTCGGTCAGCCGCCCGACGCGCTTGCCGACCTCGCGATTGAACTCGGATTTGAACGACTCGCCCGCGTCCTCGGGCAGGCCTGCTTCCTCGCGGAGCAGGCGCTCGTTCTCCTCGACCAGCGGCGGGACGCGCGTCCCGACCTGATACGTCCCGAACTCGACCCCATCGACGGCCTCGGCGACGCGTTCGGCCCACTCGTCGAACTGCCCGGCGTACCCCTCGCACACCCAGCAGTCGGCCGGGTCCGGGGCGTCGTAGTCCTCGTCGTCCGCCAGCGCGGCGGCCACCCGCAGGCCCTTGCCGCGCTCGGCGTTCGTCAGCCCGAAGCTCCGGTCCGCGAACGGCCGCCCCAGACAGGCGTCGCAGACCGGTCCCGCGTCGGCGACGGCGCGGGCGTCCTCGATAACGCTCATACCCGTGTGCAGACGGGGCGGCGGTAACTGCCTTGCCATTCGGCGGGCGGGATAGCCGACGCTATAACCCCGGCCCGCCACGGCTCCCGTATGCGCCAGTTCATCGTGCTGGGCCACGACGCCCCGACCACGGCCGACTTCGCGCTCGACGACATCACCGGCGGCGCGGGCCGCCTCGACGTGCTCTGTCGCTGTGTCAACAGCGCCTTCTTCCTCTCCCACGACATCCGCGAGGCCGTCCGCGTCCACCTCGTCCTCGCCGACGAGTTCACCGTCACCTTCGACGGCGCGGACCTCCGCCGGCTCAACCCCGACGAACGCTCCACCGCGGCGCTGGTCCGCGGCGCGCTGGAGCAACGCGAGGAGGCGATCGGCCACATGCCGGTCGAGACGAGTCCCGGCGTCTCGCTGACCCGCCGCGGCTTCGAGCCGGTGCTTTCCGAGGTCGCGAGCGAGAGCGCGGTCGTCCAGCTCCACGAGAACGGCGACCCGGTCGTCGACGTCGAACCGCCCGCAGACGCCGCGTTCGTCCTCTCGGACCACCACGACTT
The genomic region above belongs to Halostella salina and contains:
- the rnhB gene encoding ribonuclease HII; translated protein: MTGVFGADEAGRGPALGSMFAAAVAVDDPAALPDGVDDSKRLAPERREELAGRLRDADGVQVGVAEVPPDRIDAPETDMNTLTVAAQAEALAAVAAEGMRGVVDACDTSEARFARRVADELAASVDLTAEHGADERHAVVGAASVVAKVERDAQMARYGDEFGAVGSGYPSDPTTREFLADYVAENGALPPFARETWGTCEDALAAAEQSGLDDF
- a CDS encoding tRNA pseudouridine(54/55) synthase Pus10 → MSVIEDARAVADAGPVCDACLGRPFADRSFGLTNAERGKGLRVAAALADDEDYDAPDPADCWVCEGYAGQFDEWAERVAEAVDGVEFGTYQVGTRVPPLVEENERLLREEAGLPEDAGESFKSEFNREVGKRVGRLTDTEVDFDRPDVLALLNLEREGDVEVQVNPAFVYGRYRKLQRDIPQTEWPCRECGGSGKQLGDDGEEPCDYCGGSGYLYDESVEELVAPHVREAMEGEEAVFHGAGREDVDARMLESGRPFVVEVKAPGRRSPDTDDLQARINEAADGKAEVRHLALATHEMVERVKELDASKTYRMDVAFGDAVAPDALAEAVADLDGATVEQFTPERVDHRRASVTRTREVYDIEAELDDGTHATLELHGEGGLYVKELVSGDGGRTEPSLADLLGVDAEVTALDVLDVRGEDEPFDDPEYLRE
- the trmY gene encoding tRNA (pseudouridine(54)-N(1))-methyltransferase TrmY, whose amino-acid sequence is MRQFIVLGHDAPTTADFALDDITGGAGRLDVLCRCVNSAFFLSHDIREAVRVHLVLADEFTVTFDGADLRRLNPDERSTAALVRGALEQREEAIGHMPVETSPGVSLTRRGFEPVLSEVASESAVVQLHENGDPVVDVEPPADAAFVLSDHHDFADDEADLLADAADHRVRLGPERLHADHAITVAHNYLDTGGFAEY